The Mesotoga sp. BH458_6_3_2_1 nucleotide sequence AGAAGTCTACCTTTACCATATAGTACGGGCTGTAACTTATTTCAATGACGTGGAGAATTCCCCTGATCCTTTAGAAGCAGTCTTGACTTGGAAAGAAGTAAAAGAATGGCTGGAAGGGAAAAACAAAGAGCTATTCGTTGTAGCGAAAAGTTTGCTTAGGCTCGATCAAGATTAGCCATTTACCTAAGCATGAGCTTTGTTTCTTGCATTCAGTAATGAGTTCTTTCTTTCAGAACCAGGACCTTGTTCTTCGCTCAATAATGGCAGATCCAAGTACCATTTGCCTTGCAGGACGCAATGCCCGCTTCGCGGGGTAAGATCCTCACTGCCAGTCTGCTGACGCAGGCAAGTCAGGCTCCGCCTGGCCAGTCTCGCCTACGGCGAGGCCAGTTCCGACTTCGTCGGTCAAGCAAAGACCATTGAGAAAGAGCGTTGTGGAGAGGTTCGCTGCGCTCACCAGAGAATTGAGAGAGAAGAAACCAATAAGATTACTGATGAAACTTACCCCGTCACTTGCATCTCTTTGATCTCACTTTGACTAACCAAGAACAGATCCTTCCTCTGGAACAAAGAGCAATTTTTTCCTCATTGACGGCTGCTCTTCTCGGAGAACGGTGGACCGCTGACGGACAACGTTGTCTTCACAGCGTTCAGCGGACCAATATTTTTAACAGCTGATTCTCTTCTAATGCTTACAGTACCATGTCGATGTAAGCTGCGTGTGACCATAGGAGGGGCGAGGCAATTTCTCCCCATTTCTGGACCCATGGTTCATACATCTTCGAATCGATCAGATGTTCTGGAATCTGCTCGGGTAGATCACTGCTAATGTCGACATTTTTCTCTATCCACTTTTTTATCTCTTCCGAGACTGTATTTGCGCCGTTCAATTTTAAATGACCTGCAAGATAGGCGCTGAGAAGTATCCAGCTTCCGCCGCCGTAATAAGTATCCCTGTTATACCTCTTCAAACCCCCATCACAATACAAGTCGTCGATTATCGCTTTTTCAGTCCTTTTCATAAGTAGTGAGTCGCTGTCGAAGATTCTGAATGGATACGAGGCCCAAATGAGACTCGAATCGACCGAGTCCAGCGCCGTTGACTTCTTCAGCCGCCCATCATATGTCAGCTCTTTGAGTATGAAGTCAAGGATTCTTTTCCATTCAGTCTGCCTGTTAATCACTCCTTCTATAGACTTCAGCCCCGCAACTATGGAGAGAAGGGTTGATGTGTGTATCATTGTCGGGAATTCTTCCCAGACATCGTAACAGGGAATCTCCCATACACCCTCAAGGTACTTTGCACAAAGATCGCAGATTTCGAGGTCGCTTTCATCTAGAAGCTGTGGGTTCTCGGCAACTATCCAGAGGAACGTACCGTAACCGTCGCTCTGCGCATTCGTCCAGTCGTCTTCGCTGACAAAGCCATCAAGAGTGTATCTCGTCGGCAGCAGAATGCTTAAATCAGAACGGGGACCAAAAGCGGCCTCTTCAAGTGAATGTCGGTATCTCTTGAGAACATTCAAACCCCATCGGATGAACTTCTCTGCGCTCTCCTTCTTTCCGGCCTTCTGCATGGCATGAGCGGTGAACGATCCATCTCTGAACCAGCAGTAGCCGTACTGCGAGAAGTTTGGCGATGCAACGTAGCTTCCCGCTTTACTCTGGTTTTCTTCAATGATTTTTATCGATCTCTCTAGTAAGTCCATCTACTGTATATCTCTCCATTCTATTTTGATTATTCCCTGCTCTTTGCCGATTATCCTCGCCATCCGCGTTGCTTTGCCACTTCTTTGGGGCTCGTCGACATCCTTCGGCCATTCATTTCCGACGTGAAGCTGTCCCTTCTCTTCCTGAGACCAGTTTGTGCCGAAAAGTCTTTCGTCAGAAGGAATGCTCAAGGGTATTATCGATCCCTTTCTGAGGTAAACTTCGTTTCTCTTACCGTGAATACTGACAGTACCTGAGTATGTCTCTCCACTCCAGAGATTCACCCATTCACCCTCAGGAAGAATTAGTTTTCTTACTTTCATTTCTTCATCCACTGCCGGCGAAACGACAATTTCTGTACCGAACATGTACGACAGGTCTTCAGGATCGTTTCCTTTTTCTATCAGGAAGAGCGGCAATGTCAGGGGTCTGCCAGTCTGAGCAGCACGAAGCGATTCTCTATAAATGTAAGGGGAGAGAGTCATTCTCAAAGATGCGAATCTTCTGTAGTAGTCTATGATGCTTTCATCGTTGTAGGCTCTTGAGATATTCCACGGCGTTCTCTCGGAGGAGGGCACTGGATCTCCCGGGTCTTCCGAGTGGAGCTGAAAGATAGGTGTGAAGACCGCCAGTTCAATAGATCTTCTGTAGAGCTCAGCAGAGGGAATTTCTCCGCTGAATCCCGCGATGTCCCATCCCCAAAAGGGGTTTCCGGAAATGGAAACGTTGAGACCAGCAGTTATGTTGTCTCTCAGAGCCTCCCAGGTTGAATCCTCATCGCCGACCCAGAAGAGGGAGTAAGCGGGACTCCTGGTGTAGCCGGCGCGACTGAAGAGCGCTCCGTCTTCATTCAAGATACTTGCACTAGCCTGGAAGTATTTCTCTGGATAAGTGTTTCTGGTCATTGCCGCGCTGCCGGCAGCCGTGAAAGTCTCTCTTCCCCAGAGGTGTTCTCCGCCGTCGGTCTTGAACCCATCGACTCCCAGTTCTTTGATCAGATACTCCCTCTTGGAGGCCCACCATTTTGCAGCTTCATCATTGTAGAAATCGACTACTACGTTTTCCTCGTGCCAGCGTGCAGGGGGGATTTTGTAATCGGAACCATCATCCTTCTTCACAAAGTAGCCCTTCGAGCTCCCGTAGCGGATATCTATAGCGGGCTGAGGATTGGAGTCGTCAAAACACTTCATAACCGGAATCTGCCAGAGTAGAAGTCTTATACCCTTCTCGTGAAGCTTTCTGATCATTTCTGCCGGGTCTGGCCAGGGTTCGCGAAATCTGAAATTGGCCAGTTTGAAGTTCCGCTCACCTGGGAGTGGTTCATATTGTGCTCCATTAAATATGTAGAAGGTCTGCTCATCTGCCCACGCCTCAATAACCAGAGCCGTTGCCGGGAGGTTGTTTTTCACAGTCTCATCCAAGACTCCCATGACCTTTTTCTGACTGTTCCACTGGTTGGCCGAGAGCCAGGGCCCAAGAGCCCACAGAGGAGGGGTACAAGGTTTCGAAATGCTATAGATTTCCTCAATTGCTTTCAGTGGAGTTTCTTTCTTCCACAAATGAATCCTGGTATCTTCAATTGGGAAGCCTCTTGTGTAAACCCGCAGAGTAATCTCTGATCTGTCAAGCTTGACGGAAGTCATATAGCCCGTGTCCACGAAGAGGGCCCTTCCGTTGCTCGAGAAGATAAATGGCACAGGAGCGTATCCCCTGTCTTTCTGAACTTTGTACTGATCGTATACGTGGATGAACCTCTCCTGACCATCGGGTATCGTGATTGCATCGAAATGTTCTCCAAGTCCATAGAACTGCTCGTTTTCATCCCTTTCGAGGGTTATTTTCAGATCAAACAGTTCCGTTCCGTCCGTCAGTATACTTGCCTCTTTGACTGATTTGCATCCGGTTCGGCTATCTCTGTTCACAGTTAGGGTGTCATTTTCTAGTGAAAGAAAATCGCGTGCATCGATCCATTTGCAGGCTGTGTATTCATACCACCTTGAAGTGACGTAGGATAAAGGTCCGCGACCTGCAATGAACCTGTACTTCACCTTTGTTCCCGCACTCTCGGACTCTATATCTACTTCCCAGTGGGCTTTGCCTCCATGATTGAGCTGGTACTGAGCGCGACTCTTGTAAGTCCTGTCGCCTGCTTGAACTTGGATCCATGCTCTCTGACCGACAGTCATCGGGTCTGTCACGAATCTTACTTTGACACAATCTCCCTCGAGAGGTTCACGTGGACTTCTTTCGTAACCCTGAACGATATAGTAAGGATCATCTATTCCAAACGGTGTATGAATAATCTCCATTATCTGCTCCTTTCATCTTCGAACGGCAAAGAGCTCGCTTTCGATCACTCTATAAATACAGCCGAGTGTCCAGGCCTTCTCACCAATCCTGTCGATGTCAAACTCTACATTGTCAGCCAAACTGGAAAACGCGTTTCTTCTTGCGTGATCTATCGAACTCTCGAGGAAGAATTCTGAAAACTCTAGTGCTTCACCACCTATGAGCAGGTAATCAGGCGCGAAAATATTGATAAGGTTTTTCAGGGCTGTCCCAATGTCCTCGCTGTATTCCTGGAAAACTCCAATAGTCGTCTCTCTATCGATTTCAACTGCTCTTTTCAGATAATGCATCTCCGAAGTTTCCGTCGCCTTTACGGAGCTGTACAGCTCTTTCAGTTCTGAGGAGGCCGTTCTTGAAAAGACCTTACGCGCAAGAACTTCGAAGGAAGCTTGAGCTTCGAGGCACCCCCTGCTACCACATGTGCATCTGTTTCCGTTCTGCGAGATTGTCATGTGACCGAACTCTCCGCTTCCTGCGCCGGTAAGGTGCAGTTTGCCGTCGATTGCTACTGCGCCACCTATCCCTACTCCTAGAGTTATGAATACACAGTTCTTGTGATTATTCACATCACCCTTCCAGAATTGGGCGAGAGCAAAAGAATCTACATCGTTCATCACAAAGGTTTTCTTTCCGGATCGTTCCGAGATCAGTTTAGCTATTGGAACTTCCTGCCAGTTCAGAAGGAAGGAATTCTTTACAACGCCTTTGGGTGAATCTACAATACCTGACACGGCGATGCCTATTCCCAAAAGGCTTTCGCCCATTAGTCCGTTCCATTCCTTCAGAATGGTTTCCGTTGTTGAGACGACTTCTTCTGGAGTCTGATTCTCCAGGAGCCTTCGCTCACTTATAAGAGCGGTCCCAAAGAGGTCGGTCAAGGAGTAGTCAAGATATCCCACGCCTATCTTCAGCCCGAGCACGCAGAGCTTCTTCGGCTGGATGCTCAGTAGGATCGGCTTTCTTCCGCCTGTTGAGTCTGCGACTCCGGTTTCAGCCACCAGACCGCTTTCAATCAATTCTCCCACTACTTTCGTAACAGTTGCGGGACTTAGGCCTGTGAGCTTTGCCAGGCTCGCCCTGTCTATTCCTTCATTTGAATAGATTCCTCTCAGAAGTAGTTTTTCGTTTATCTCTTTCATTATCTCTTTACTGGCTTTGCTTGCCACGACAAACCTCCAGGGAAGGGGCCGGGAACGAATCCCGGCCCGATCTTTCGATCAATTTAACTTTATGGATCTCTCCAGTTCTGCCTGAGCATCGTTTAGCGCCTGTTCCGGAGTCTTTTCTCCGTATCTGGCCGCTTCTAGATGTCTGTTCACTATGTCTGCCATCTCGTTGAACTGCTCAATAACCGGGGGCGTTACGAGATAATCCAGAGACTTGAATACGACTTCTTTACTCTCTGGAGGCGTGGTCTGCTTGTAGAGCTCAATAATCTCGGGGTATGTCACCGGTGGAAGCTCCCAGCCTGCTTCGATTCTGATCTTGGCG carries:
- a CDS encoding glycoside hydrolase family 15 protein, which produces MDLLERSIKIIEENQSKAGSYVASPNFSQYGYCWFRDGSFTAHAMQKAGKKESAEKFIRWGLNVLKRYRHSLEEAAFGPRSDLSILLPTRYTLDGFVSEDDWTNAQSDGYGTFLWIVAENPQLLDESDLEICDLCAKYLEGVWEIPCYDVWEEFPTMIHTSTLLSIVAGLKSIEGVINRQTEWKRILDFILKELTYDGRLKKSTALDSVDSSLIWASYPFRIFDSDSLLMKRTEKAIIDDLYCDGGLKRYNRDTYYGGGSWILLSAYLAGHLKLNGANTVSEEIKKWIEKNVDISSDLPEQIPEHLIDSKMYEPWVQKWGEIASPLLWSHAAYIDMVL
- a CDS encoding TIM-barrel domain-containing protein, with amino-acid sequence MEIIHTPFGIDDPYYIVQGYERSPREPLEGDCVKVRFVTDPMTVGQRAWIQVQAGDRTYKSRAQYQLNHGGKAHWEVDIESESAGTKVKYRFIAGRGPLSYVTSRWYEYTACKWIDARDFLSLENDTLTVNRDSRTGCKSVKEASILTDGTELFDLKITLERDENEQFYGLGEHFDAITIPDGQERFIHVYDQYKVQKDRGYAPVPFIFSSNGRALFVDTGYMTSVKLDRSEITLRVYTRGFPIEDTRIHLWKKETPLKAIEEIYSISKPCTPPLWALGPWLSANQWNSQKKVMGVLDETVKNNLPATALVIEAWADEQTFYIFNGAQYEPLPGERNFKLANFRFREPWPDPAEMIRKLHEKGIRLLLWQIPVMKCFDDSNPQPAIDIRYGSSKGYFVKKDDGSDYKIPPARWHEENVVVDFYNDEAAKWWASKREYLIKELGVDGFKTDGGEHLWGRETFTAAGSAAMTRNTYPEKYFQASASILNEDGALFSRAGYTRSPAYSLFWVGDEDSTWEALRDNITAGLNVSISGNPFWGWDIAGFSGEIPSAELYRRSIELAVFTPIFQLHSEDPGDPVPSSERTPWNISRAYNDESIIDYYRRFASLRMTLSPYIYRESLRAAQTGRPLTLPLFLIEKGNDPEDLSYMFGTEIVVSPAVDEEMKVRKLILPEGEWVNLWSGETYSGTVSIHGKRNEVYLRKGSIIPLSIPSDERLFGTNWSQEEKGQLHVGNEWPKDVDEPQRSGKATRMARIIGKEQGIIKIEWRDIQ
- a CDS encoding ROK family transcriptional regulator, translating into MASKASKEIMKEINEKLLLRGIYSNEGIDRASLAKLTGLSPATVTKVVGELIESGLVAETGVADSTGGRKPILLSIQPKKLCVLGLKIGVGYLDYSLTDLFGTALISERRLLENQTPEEVVSTTETILKEWNGLMGESLLGIGIAVSGIVDSPKGVVKNSFLLNWQEVPIAKLISERSGKKTFVMNDVDSFALAQFWKGDVNNHKNCVFITLGVGIGGAVAIDGKLHLTGAGSGEFGHMTISQNGNRCTCGSRGCLEAQASFEVLARKVFSRTASSELKELYSSVKATETSEMHYLKRAVEIDRETTIGVFQEYSEDIGTALKNLINIFAPDYLLIGGEALEFSEFFLESSIDHARRNAFSSLADNVEFDIDRIGEKAWTLGCIYRVIESELFAVRR